A region from the Lycium barbarum isolate Lr01 chromosome 8, ASM1917538v2, whole genome shotgun sequence genome encodes:
- the LOC132605882 gene encoding TMV resistance protein N-like, whose translation MVVFSKNYASSSWFLEELVKILDCKEKLKQIIDPSQVRKKIGCFGEDLGIQKERFFGDLQNVADMHGSEFIGNIIEQVLLEVNQTPLDIAWYPVGVDTHVKDIELLSQNEGVDEVHMVGKFGIGGIGKIALAKSIKLFKARLGPKKVLIVLDDVDHRRQLESLTRERSWFGSGSLIIITTRDEYLMYGLRADDANSRLEEDLGSKEM comes from the exons ATGGTTGTTTTCTCGAAAAATTATGCTTCTTCTAGCTGGTTTCTTGAAGAACTAGTCAAAATTCTCGATTGCAAAGAGAAGTTAAAGCAGATAATCGATCCTTCTCAAGTGCGAAAGAAAATTGGGTGTTTTGGTGAAGATTTGGGTATACAAAAGGAACGATTCTTTGGTGATTTGCAAAATGTTGCTGACAT GCATGGATCTGAATTTATCGGGAATATTATAGAACAAGTCCTACTAGAGGTGAACCAAACACCTTTAGATATTGCTTGGTACCCAGTTGGAGTAGATACTCATGTCAAAGATATAGAGTTGTTATCGCAAAACGAAGGTGTTGATGAAGTTCACATGGTTGGTAAATTTGGCATTGGTGGAATAGGAAAAATAGCTTTGGCAAAGAGCATCAAATTATTCAAAGCAAGACTCGGGCCAAAGAAGGTTCTAATTGTTCTTGATGACGTGGACCATAGAAGGCAATTAGAATCCTTAACAAGAGAAAGAAGTTGGTTCGGTTCGGGTAGTTTAATAATAATTACAACCCGAGACGAGTATTTGATGTACGGGCTTAGAGCAGATGATGCCAATTCGAGGCTAGAAGAAGACCTAGGATCTAAAGAAATGTGA